In Macaca nemestrina isolate mMacNem1 unplaced genomic scaffold, mMacNem.hap1 Scaffold_118, whole genome shotgun sequence, a genomic segment contains:
- the LOC139361246 gene encoding sterile alpha motif domain-containing protein 1-like: MRGKARMADFLPFRDRALHKDGAGMSPPPTAPVTFPSPLSARGGRGCCRLGRCGRRPARRERLRDARSVVSLCPGPDIRMPRAPRARSATSPGPAPPAGDPGGSARPRPAARPPAPLGSALALAF, translated from the coding sequence ATGCGTGGAAAGGCCCGGATGGCGGATTTCCTGCCGTTTCGGGACCGCGCACTGCACAAGGATGGAGCGGGGATGAGCCCCCCGCCCACGGCCCCGGTGACCTTCCCTTCGCCCTTGAGTGCGCGGGGCGGGCGCGGGTGCTGTAGGTTGGGGCGCTGTGGGCGCCGCCCCGCCCGCCGCGAGCGCCTACGTGATGCCAGGTCCGTCGTCTCCTTGTGCCCAGGCCCGGACATCCGTATGCCGCGCGCTCCGCGAGCCCGCAGCGCAACCTCCCCAGGCCCAGCGCCCCCCGCGGGAGACCCCGGTGGCAGCGCCAGACCCCGCCCCGCAGCCCGACCCCCAGCGCCCCTGGGAAGTGCTCTGGCGTTAGCGTTTTAG